In Oncorhynchus nerka isolate Pitt River linkage group LG21, Oner_Uvic_2.0, whole genome shotgun sequence, the genomic window tctatccccatatCTCTCCTCACCAGGttattcactctgtctctccaaccttctgctctctctatccccctatctCTCCTCACCAGGttattcactctgtctctccaaccttctactctctctatccccatatCTCTCCTCACCAGGttattcactctgtctctccaaccttctgctctctctatccccataTCTCTCCTCACCAGGttattcactctgtctctccaaccTTCTAgtctctctatccccctatctCTCCTCACTAGGttattcactctgtctctccaaccTTCTGCTCATTTGGAGCTCTTCCCTGCCCTCTTCTGCAACATGCGCAGCAGCCCCAGACTGGCAGTGAATAGACTGTCGTGCTTGAACAACAGCTTATAAAAGGTGTCCAGGGGTAGACGACCGGTAGGGTCTGCGTGCTTCAGGGCAGTCATGGGCATGTACACACGGTTGGTCTGGTGGCGAAACGGAGGCTCCTTCGCTGTGATCAGTTGAAGTGTTTGCTGcaagagagtagagtagagcgaTTAGTATATTCTGTTTAACATTTAGCCACCAAAGGATGAGATGTTGAGGCTGCATACCAAATAATACTAGGATAGTAGTCACAAAATATAAGATAGTGACATAACAGAGTGTTACCTCTGCTATTTCCTCGGGTGTCTGTGCGAGAGAGTTGAACACCTTCCTAGAGTAGGGCAGGTAGATCTCACGGAAGATCCTAGCAGTCTCCTCGTCTACCCCCGCGAGGTCCATCTTCTCAGCGTCCTCGTACACcttcctctcaaactctgtcccCACCGGACCAGGCTCCACTAGTGTCATTCTCAGAGTGGAAGGACAGATGGACAGAGCGGGGAGAAGGACAGAGCGGGGAAAAGGACAGATggacagagcagggagagggacagaTAAACAGAGCAGGGAAAGGGACAGATGGGACAGAGcagggagatggacagatggacagagcagggagatggacagatggacagagcGGAGAGAAGGACAGATGGACAGAGCGGAGAGAAGGACAGATGGACAGAGCAGGGAGAAGGACAGATGGACAGAGCGGGGAGAAGGACAGATGGACAGAGcagggagatggacagatggacagagcATGGAGAAGGACAGATGGACAGAGCAGGGAGATGGACAGAGCGGGGAGAAGGACAGATGGACAGAGCATGGAGAAGGACAGATGGACAGAGcagggagatggacagatggacagagcGGGGAGAAGGACAGAGCAGGGAGACGGACAGGtagacagagcaggaagagataaaagACCACTGTTTAGCTGAGGGAATTCAACTGAGGGCTATTCCCTATCTCATGCTAATCATCTACATGAAAACATAACCTGTGGGTTCACTGTTGTGGCATTAGGGCAAAGTCTTATTACTGCCAAGTGCTGGTTTAGCTACTGATGTATGACTCATGTGAAGTGATGTGGCTGGATCTCCTTAAATGTAGACTCACTTCACACTGAACTTCATGGCTTGTACTGCTAGACTCTCACAGAACCCCTCCACAGCAAACTTTGAAGCAGAGTAGACATCATTGAAGAGTAGCCCTATCAATACAAATACAATCCATTCATTTGTTTTAAAGTACGATTCTATAGGGACAAGTTTAGGAAGTAAACACCTTAGTTATTTCTGAAGCTGCATTTATGTACTGACTACTCACCCTGAATGCCCATGATGCTGCTCATCACCACAATATGTCCGCTTCGACGTCGCTTCATATCAGGC contains:
- the zmp:0000001048 gene encoding retinol dehydrogenase 8; the encoded protein is MGTRRVLVTGCSSGIGMAVAVRLAKEKGFKVVATMRDLEKRGPLERVAGDTLDRSLEIRQLDACCEDSIRECVDSLQDRQVDVLVSNAGVGMIGPLECQSMSDMQGLFDTNFFGLVRLVKEVLPDMKRRRSGHIVVMSSIMGIQGLLFNDVYSASKFAVEGFCESLAVQAMKFSVKMTLVEPGPVGTEFERKVYEDAEKMDLAGVDEETARIFREIYLPYSRKVFNSLAQTPEEIAEQTLQLITAKEPPFRHQTNRVYMPMTALKHADPTGRLPLDTFYKLLFKHDSLFTASLGLLRMLQKRAGKSSK